GAATCGCTGGTTCAGCAGATCCGCACCCGGGTGCTGCCGCGGCGCGGGGTGTGGGCGTCGGCCGACGAAATCGTCGTGACGGTGGGCGCCCAACAGGCGCTGTATCTATTGGCCGACCTGCTGGTCAGCCCCGACACCCCGGTCGGGATCGAGGACCCGGGCTACCCGGACGCCCGCCACATCTTCGGCAGCCGCACCTCGCATCTGCTGCCGCTGCCTGTCGACGAGGAAGGCCTCAAGGTCACCGGTGCATTGCATAACTGCGACTACGTCTACGTGACCCCCAGCCACCAATGCCCGACCACGGTGACGATGCCGCTCGCGCGGCGCGAAGCGCTGCTGCAGATGGCCGAAGACGCTGACTTCATCCTGATCGAGGACGACTACGAAAGCGAGAACCGCTTCGAGGGCGACCCGACGCCGACGCTCAAGAGTCTCGACCGCAACAACCGGGTGATCTACGTCGGCAGCCTGTCCAAGAGCCTTGCACCGGGTCTGCGTATCGGCTACATCGTCGGGCCGGCGGAATTGATCGCCGAACTGCGCGGGGTACGTCGTCTGATGCTGCGCCACCCGTCCGCCTACATCCAGCGCGCCTTCGCGCTGTTTCTCTCGCTCGGCCACTATGATTCGCACCTCAGGCGGCTGTCCGCCGCGCATCGGGAGCGGGCACAAGCCCTATCCGACGCGCTGGCCAGGCACCTGCCCGAAGTCCGCCCCGTTCCGATTACCGGTGGCGCGTCGTGCTGGATCGTCGGACCGGAATGGCTGGACGCCGAGGAGCTGAGCCAGCGCGCCGAAGAAAACGGCGTGCTGATCGAGCCGGGCAGCGTCTTTTTCATGTCGACCGCGATGCCGCGCAACGGCTTCCGCCTCGGTTATTCGTCGATTCCGCTGGAAAAAATCGAACCCGGCATCCAGAAATTGGCCGAGGTGATGCGCACATTAAAACCCTCGGCGTCTTCATAAGCGCCGTCCGGGTTCGCGCGCCGGCGAATGATCCCGACGCCCCCTGTCCCGATTTTCCCCTCTAACATCGCCAGCACGACGGCGGTGACGATCGGGCGGTTTCCTTAATCAGCGCCAGACCGTTTTGCAGTGTGTCCACGATGGAATCGGCGCGGCCCCTGATCGACCCTCGCATTCCTTGCCGGCCACGAGGCTCACACTCGCATTTTTTCCCTTGATGCCCCGCCCCCGGCTGCATATCCGGATTGAAATTCTTCAGTCGGATTATTCCTATCCGCAAACGTTTCTCCGGATTTACGCCCATCCAAACTCGTTATCTGGCCCAAACGATTTAAGGGAACTGGTCCTACAGCGCTGTTCTCCGGCTCACTAATCTGATGTCGTAAATCGAATGGACCTGAGCCAAAAGCCGTTTTGCCGGCTGGTCGGCGCAGACCATCAACAACATCGAACGGCAAGGATAACGAGATGGCAAATACACAAGCGACCGTGGAATTTCTGCAGGCTTTCAGCGAAGCGTGGAACCGGCACGACATCGAAGCGCTGATGGACTTCATGGCCGAGGATTGCGTCTTCCATGGCGCAGCCGGCACCGAACTCTTCGGCCGGAGCTTCGTCGGCCGCGACGCGGTGCGCGAGGGCTTCCAGCTCGCGTGGCAGACCTTCCCGGACGCCGCCTGGCTCGACGGCGAGCATTTCGTGTGCGGAGACCGCGGCGTCAGCGAATCGACCTTCTGCGGGACGAAATCCGACGGCTCGCGCATCGAGGCGCGCATGGTCGACGTGTTTACCTTCCGCAGCGGCAAG
This DNA window, taken from Crenobacter cavernae, encodes the following:
- a CDS encoding PLP-dependent aminotransferase family protein — encoded protein: MSTKLIGTMWGQLFQQHTQSGMSLQGKIRQMLVSAILDGQLPVGVPLPSSRELSGQLGVARNTVVLAYQQLVDEGYLVSRERSGYFVNADILAGRMAPKVVPQDKPHTNEPDWERRFVFRPTRQRNIVKRANWQDYPYPFIYGQYDPILFPTADWRECSLKALSVLDIHEWAQDMILRDDESLVQQIRTRVLPRRGVWASADEIVVTVGAQQALYLLADLLVSPDTPVGIEDPGYPDARHIFGSRTSHLLPLPVDEEGLKVTGALHNCDYVYVTPSHQCPTTVTMPLARREALLQMAEDADFILIEDDYESENRFEGDPTPTLKSLDRNNRVIYVGSLSKSLAPGLRIGYIVGPAELIAELRGVRRLMLRHPSAYIQRAFALFLSLGHYDSHLRRLSAAHRERAQALSDALARHLPEVRPVPITGGASCWIVGPEWLDAEELSQRAEENGVLIEPGSVFFMSTAMPRNGFRLGYSSIPLEKIEPGIQKLAEVMRTLKPSASS
- a CDS encoding nuclear transport factor 2 family protein yields the protein MANTQATVEFLQAFSEAWNRHDIEALMDFMAEDCVFHGAAGTELFGRSFVGRDAVREGFQLAWQTFPDAAWLDGEHFVCGDRGVSESTFCGTKSDGSRIEARMVDVFTFRSGKIAVKNAYRKDRPPVAKGGN